From one Eucalyptus grandis isolate ANBG69807.140 chromosome 9, ASM1654582v1, whole genome shotgun sequence genomic stretch:
- the LOC104418618 gene encoding salicylic acid-binding protein 2 produces MEVRENSQNTSQLPSESSNKFSRATKRKAGRTIFHSMIDQGRFCIYINFHQNFYWQQCQFVLLLLSTNHHLNTITEDTNKANPVVLLWGAGSMKHYHFILVHGAGHGAWSWYKLKHRLESAGHRVTALDLAASGTNTKSIHHVHAFREYTEPLLELLASLGAHERAILVGHSLGGLNLALAADRFPDKISVAVFLAAFMPDTAHRPSYVLEEYCARAPEGAWLDTFFTPIGKPDKPLTSMFFGPDFLSSKLYQLSPLEDLELGKILVRPGSLFLEDLSTSSNFTREGYGSTTRVYVVSKQDLGMPPEFQKWMIASSGAHHVVEVDGADHMPMLSKPQEICDCLLEIGAKYEHA; encoded by the exons ATGGAAGTTCGCGAGAACAGTCAAAACACGTCTCAATTGCCATCGGAGTCCAGCAATAAATTTTCAAGAgcgacaaaaagaaaagcaggtAGGACAATTTTCCACAGTATGATCGATCAAGGAAGGTTCtgcatttatattaattttcatcAGAATTTTTATTGGCAACAATGTCAATTCGTCCTTCTCCTCCTAAGCAccaatcatcatttaaatacaATCACAGAAGACACTAACAAAGCAAACCCAGTGGTCTTGCTGTGGGGAGCCGGAAGCATGAAACACTACCATTTCATACTCGTACATGGCGCCGGCCACGGCGCGTGGAGCTGGTACAAGCTCAAGCATCGGCTCGAGTCGGCCGGCCACCGCGTCACAGCGCTTGACCTCGCTGCCTCTGGCACCAACACAAAGTCCATACACCATGTCCACGCGTTCCGCGAGTACACCGAGCCACTGCTGGAGCTCCTGGCCTCACTCGGGGCGCACGAGAGGGCAATCCTCGTCGGCCACAGCTTGGGCGGCTTGAACTTGGCTCTCGCTGCCGACAGGTTCCCAGACAAGATATCGGTAGCTGTTTTCCTGGCGGCTTTCATGCCAGACACCGCACATAGGCCGTCATACGTGCTGGAAGAG TATTGCGCGAGGGCTCCGGAGGGAGCATGGTTAGACACTTTTTTCACGCCCATCGGAAAGCCTGACAAACCCTTGACGTCCATGTTCTTCGGCCCCGACTTCTTGTCATCCAAGCTCTACCAGTTGTCTCCTCTTGAG GATCTGGAGCTTGGTAAGATCTTGGTGAGGCCGGGTTCGTTGTTCTTGGAAGACCTGAGCACGTCAAGCAACTTCACCCGCGAAGGGTACGGGTCCACGACCCGGGTCTATGTGGTATCCAAACAAGATCTGGGGATGCCCCCGGAGTTCCAAAAGTGGATGATCGCAAGCAGCGGGGCGCACCACGTCGTGGAGGTGGACGGGGCGGATCACATGCCCATGCTCTCGAAGCCGCAGGAGATCTGTGATTGTCTGTTGGAGATTGGGGCCAAATACGAACATGCCTAA